In a single window of the Plasmodium cynomolgi strain B DNA, chromosome 6, whole genome shotgun sequence genome:
- a CDS encoding pre-mRNA splicing factor (putative), whose product YGKYRKKEEGNGPPVRTEHRIIISNLPESCKWQHLKDAMRQCGDVGYANIERGKGVVEFINRDDMLYAIEKFDGSEFKVYDDVTNIKVRRDRRASSYMKRHREDQYSPRHKKRRRYSDESGSASRNRSRSRKHNKYSSNSPTKRNNKYDSGSESEGDNKDKSKGKTGGSQDKRSYSSNDKRSKSGSNNSYRSGDRNYKKKKNKHDNLSDRSSEYGEMGSGKNNSRNKSGSRKRSISEDDGSKSRKSLSEGGGGSKDRKRSLSLKRENSSSNEKKGKRKRSNSSERSNYRSNSGEMKKEKEDKSNDERSESRKSYKSPSSNSARENSSEKEKNEEKKKTVGKKTKKTANTVKKTKNAVEKGKKANNAKTSKNEDYENVSNDGNKSDGEKCVDKENNKEENSGTNKNEGTKKSAASEAKPKRGGGRRGKKKAPAEENAANTADENVNGNASS is encoded by the coding sequence TATGGAAagtatagaaaaaaagaagagggaAATGGCCCCCCTGTAAGAACGGAACATCGAATTATTATAAGTAATTTGCCAGAGAGTTGCAAATGGCAGCATTTAAAAGATGCCATGAGACAGTGTGGTGATGTAGGATATGCTAACATTGAGCGTGGAAAAGGTGTAGTGGAGTTTATTAACCGTGACGATATGCTATATGcaattgaaaaatttgatgGCTCAGAATTTAAAGTTTATGACGATGTTACAAATATTAAAGTTAGAAGAGATAGAAGAGCTTCGTCATACATGAAAAGACATCGAGAGGATCAATACAGTCCCAGACATAAAAAGAGACGTAGATATAGTGACGAATCAGGATCAGCCTCAAGAAATAGATCTAGATCAAGAAAGCACAACAAATATAGTAGCAACTCACccacaaaaagaaataataaatacgACTCTGGAAGTGAAAGCGAAGGTGATAATAAAGACAAAAGCAAAGGAAAGACAGGCGGGTCCCAAGATAAAAGAAGTTACAGCTCAAATgacaaaaggagcaaaagtGGATCGAATAATTCTTATAGAAGTGGTGAtagaaattacaaaaagaaaaaaaataagcatgaCAATTTAAGTGATAGATCAAGTGAATATGGCGAAATgggaagtggaaaaaataatagccGTAACAAAAGTGGAAGTAGGAAAAGAAGCATAAGTGAAGATGATGGAAGCAAGAGTAGAAAAAGTTTGAGCGAAGGTGGTGGTGGAAGCAAAGATAGGAAGAGGAGTTTAAGTctgaaaagagaaaatagctcgagtaatgaaaaaaaaggaaaaagaaaaagaagcaattCTTCTGAAAGATCGAATTATAGAAGCAATTcgggggaaatgaaaaaagaaaaagaagataaaaGCAATGATGAGAGAAGTGAATCTAGAAAGAGTTATAAATCTCCTAGCAGTAACTCAGCTAGAGAAAATAGctcagaaaaggaaaagaacgaggaaaaaaaaaaaacagttggcaaaaaaacaaaaaaaacagcaaacaCTGTTAAGAAAACGAAGAATGCAGttgaaaaaggtaaaaaggcaaataatGCTAAAAcaagcaaaaatgaggatTATGAAAATGTGTCCAATGATGGAAATAAAAGTGATGGGGAGAAATGTGTAgacaaggaaaataataaagaagaaaattctggtacaaataaaaatgaaggaactAAAAAATCAGCGGCGTCAGAGGCAAAGcctaaaagggggggaggaagaagaggcaaaaaaaaagctccCGCAGAAGAAAATGCAGCCAACACAGCAgatgaaaatgtaaatgGCAATGCCAGTAGCTAA